CACTGTTCTACGGCTCCTTTTTGCCCGAATACGTGGAAACCGCGATGGAGCTGCTCTCCACGCTGATCTATCCCACGCTGCGTCAGGAAGATTTCGACATGGAGAAAAAGGTGATCCTGGAAGAGATCGGCATGTACGACGATCTGCACAGTTTCACCGCGTATGAAAAAGTGATGCAGGCCCACTTCCAAGGGCATCCGCTGGGACGCAGCATCCTGGGTTCCGTGCAGTCGATCACCGATCTCACCGCCGAACAGATGCGCGACTACCATGCCAAACATTACCTGGCAGGCAACCTGACGCTGGCCATCACCGGCAATGCCGACTGGGAACAGATCCTGGAACTGGCTCACAAACTGTGTGACCACTGGCCGGCAGGCAAGAGCGAGCGCCCCATCGACGAAGCGCAGCCCAGCACGGGCACGCAGACGATCATCGAGAAAGCCATCCAGCAGCAGCACATCATGGAACTGGGCCCCGCACCCGCGGCGCAGGACAATCTGCGGCTGCCGGCAGAAGTATTGTCGGTGGTGATCGGCGACGATTCCAACAGCCGCCTGTACTGGAAGCTGGTTGATACAGGTCTGGCCGAATCCGCCGAACTCGGCTTCAACGAATACGACGGCAGCGGTACCTGGCTGACCTACCTCTGCTGCGACCCCGAGCTGACCGAAGACAACCGCAAGCTGATCGAGCAGATCTTCGACGACGTGAACGAGAACGGCATCACCCAGGAAGAACTGGACCGCGCCCGCAACAAAATCGCGTCCCGCCTGGTACTAAGAAGCGAACGCCCGATGGGCCGCCTGTCGTCATTAGGAGGCAACTGGGTCTACCGCGGCGAATACTTTTCCGTCGCCGACGACCTGAAACTCCTCAACAACATCACCCTGTCCGACATCCAGAAACTACTGGAGAAATACCCGCTGGGACACAGTACGACCGCGGCGGTAGGGCCGCTGACGAGTGTGGCGGAGTAGGGTATCGGAACACATCAGATCCATTAAAAGCAGGCCTTTGTGCCTGCTTTTTTTACATTAGCTTACGAGTAAATCAGTGAGATAAACAACCGATTCTCCATAAGAAAATTCAAGGAATTATCAAACACTCTGATGTAATTTCATTAGTTCTGTAGCTTACATTGATACGGAGCAGGCAGGGCTTTACACTAAACACATACACACACGTATCACTAATATTTTGGAGCTTCTGTAAGTGATTAAATCAATCAAATTGAAATTCGGATCAGCTCCTGGAAATACACCCGTTGAATTTAATATCGCTCCTATAACAATCTTTGTCGGTCCAAATAATTCTGGCAAGAGTAAAGTTTTGAGCGAAATCAAGGATTTCTGTAATCGTGGAATTTCACATCCAGATAATTTGATTCTTGATCACATCACGTTTGATGAAAACGTTTCTGATCCTAATACTCTTTTGCAAAGTATTAAACGTCCACCCAGACCACGAGATAGTATCGATCCAACGAAAATATATGTAGGAAATGAAAACAGCCAAATTCAAGTTCACGAAGACCGGATCTTATCGGTATTAAAAAACCCAAACTCAGATCCGGATCTGTTCTGTAGAGCATATTTTTGGTACCAAGTATTAAAGATAGACCACCAAAACCGAACGGGATTAATTCGAGATTCCTCTATTCAAGATCCTCAAGGAAAGATCAATGACGTAGCTAATACTTTATTTAATGATGACAATAAGCGAGAAATTCTTCGTGAAATGTTATTTAGAACATTTGATAAATATATAGTCCTTGACCCAACTTTACTTGGTTATCTCCACATTCGTTTTTCTGACGCACGACCTAAAAATCACTTAGAGGAACGAGGATTTCATGAGGAAGCTGTACAATTCCATAAAAGAGCAAAACGTCTTGAAACTTATAGCGATGGAGTAAAAGCATTCACAGGTATTCTCGCCCAAATAATCGCAGGTGATCCAAAGGTAATTATGATCGATGAGCCGGAAGCATTTCTCTCTCCCACATTATCATTCAAACTTGGTAAAGAACTTGCCCTCTCAGCATCTTCTTCAGATAAACGACTATTTGTATCAACACACAGTGCAAATTTTGTGATGGGTTGTATTCAATCGGGCGTTCCAATAAACATCGTGCGACTGACCTATCATAACGACGTACCAACTGCCAGAACCTTACCTAACGAGATGCTCCTTAAACTGATGCGTGATCCACTCTTTCGTTCTACCGGAGTGCTGGAA
The sequence above is a segment of the Gimesia algae genome. Coding sequences within it:
- a CDS encoding M16 family metallopeptidase; the protein is MIFHKAQLDNGLQIIAELNPSAHSLAIGYFVRTGSRDETDAVSGVSHFLEHMAFKGNEKYSADDVNRIFDEIGANYNASTSEEITLFYGSFLPEYVETAMELLSTLIYPTLRQEDFDMEKKVILEEIGMYDDLHSFTAYEKVMQAHFQGHPLGRSILGSVQSITDLTAEQMRDYHAKHYLAGNLTLAITGNADWEQILELAHKLCDHWPAGKSERPIDEAQPSTGTQTIIEKAIQQQHIMELGPAPAAQDNLRLPAEVLSVVIGDDSNSRLYWKLVDTGLAESAELGFNEYDGSGTWLTYLCCDPELTEDNRKLIEQIFDDVNENGITQEELDRARNKIASRLVLRSERPMGRLSSLGGNWVYRGEYFSVADDLKLLNNITLSDIQKLLEKYPLGHSTTAAVGPLTSVAE
- a CDS encoding ATP-dependent nuclease, producing MIKSIKLKFGSAPGNTPVEFNIAPITIFVGPNNSGKSKVLSEIKDFCNRGISHPDNLILDHITFDENVSDPNTLLQSIKRPPRPRDSIDPTKIYVGNENSQIQVHEDRILSVLKNPNSDPDLFCRAYFWYQVLKIDHQNRTGLIRDSSIQDPQGKINDVANTLFNDDNKREILREMLFRTFDKYIVLDPTLLGYLHIRFSDARPKNHLEERGFHEEAVQFHKRAKRLETYSDGVKAFTGILAQIIAGDPKVIMIDEPEAFLSPTLSFKLGKELALSASSSDKRLFVSTHSANFVMGCIQSGVPINIVRLTYHNDVPTARTLPNEMLLKLMRDPLFRSTGVLEGLFFDAVIVTEADSDRAFYQEINERLLQPTKDRGIPNCLFLNAQNKTTVHKIIKPLRELGIPAAGIVDIDIIKNGGKDWTDFMQSGYLPEASHLGLGQNRSAIDNKCKATGKCMKRDGGIDILNNADKEAASILFKQLADYGLFIVEIGELESWLKYLGVSGKKRDWLINIFEKMGEDPNAPDYVAPKADDVWAFMDVISAWFKNPKRKGIPN